Proteins encoded within one genomic window of Neodiprion fabricii isolate iyNeoFabr1 chromosome 6, iyNeoFabr1.1, whole genome shotgun sequence:
- the LOC124184671 gene encoding B-cell lymphoma/leukemia 11A isoform X2, with protein sequence MTLPSMPNAETSQGSSPDTVQCGGCRASYPLGDIVRFIEHKVNHCRSTLQGCHSPPPAAAPEDSDPEDALALKNDQEKLNSVPSISAPINKRGSRLESPPTPQGSGSDGGSPIELRASASSTPKRRLEEDKEELPKKPKTESVDADTNTTSSEPRWLQCSQCARRLSSAWELLQHAQSVHGARLYTSSSPSANSSSNTPAPSPPTQTSTHTHHLSPPNHLNLSGKSTGSSSAGNSSGGGNTSGSSGRQLQSSASLVGDPLHSFLRLPQHLERSFPPMFRPDFLALNPLASYRGLQDLQTATRNLQNLGDPLRGMDGLNLGDSLVRSSLDSLNNARNLANLAELSHGRGLSGQAHPPPLEANLDFYSARLRSLANPSLGAAPNPTPNTPSNQGAVVSVQPIQPPSPAANPANLTHNSIQKENSPPCYTQSPIGGHHNNNNSTDSDKTSPPVASTPIIADSETVYTCEVCEKKFRFQSNLIVHRRSHQDKEHAFQETIQDTTATRCEICEIEVPSFSELRKHMRNEHQEALNVASSPQGSVETVPDDGSSCDENMDLDEGEETDAKREDNEENTPEDLSTTQGQSSEEGGTRVDQKPSLVGDLMEKFGLSNIAQYSEAYRQALQENHRGGFVKTESPSNLVNSLNNNKEKDSALSPTNFNSSTTPNIFSGQGFPRSAGPDFGGLWLPSPHYLENNEFRKASKATTSSLSLQGLPSPLLKKERSGRNDTCEYCGKVFKNCSNLTVHRRSHTGEKPYKCELCSYACAQSSKLTRHMKTHGRHGKDIYRCRFCEMPFSVPSTLEKHMRKCVVVQQGQKMGMPYSGSQDEDSSLSTKDT encoded by the exons CGGAAACGTCTCAAGGCTCCAGCCCGGACACGGTGCAATGCGGGGGATGTCGGGCCTCCTATCCTCTCGGGGACATCGTCAGGTTCATCGAGCACAAGGTGAACCACTGTCGGAGCACCCTTCAGGGCTGTCACAGCCCGCCGCCGGCCGCTGCCCCCGAGGACTCGGACCCCGAGGACGCGCTCGCCCTGAAGAACGACCAGGAGAAGCTCAACTCGGTGCCCAGCATATCGGCGCCGATCAACAAGCGCGGCAGTCGTCTCGAGAGTCCGCCGACGCCCCAGGGCTCCGGATCCGACGGCGGCAGCCCCATCGAGCTCAGGGCAAGCGCAAGCTCCACGCCGAAGAGAAGACTCGAGGAGGACAAGGAGGAGTTACCTAAAAAGCCTAAGACGGAATCGGTCGATGCCGACACCAACACGACCAGTTCCG AACCGAGATGGCTCCAGTGTTCCCAGTGCGCCCGCAGGCTGTCCTCGGCGTGGGAGCTTCTTCAGCACGCGCAGAGCGTCCACGGGGCGAGACTTTACACGTCCTCGTCACCCTCGGCGAATTCGTCCTCCAACACACCAGCCCCAAGTCCTCCGACGCAGACGTCGACGCACACGCACCACCTGAGTCCCCCGAACCATCTGAACCTCAGCGGTAAATCGACGGGAAGTTCGTCGGCGGGGAATTCTTCCGGGGGTGGAAACACGAGCGGAAGTAGCGGCAGGCAGCTTCAGTCCTCGGCTTCGCTGGTCGGCGATCCTCTGCACAGTTTTCTCAGACTTCCGCAGCACCTCGAGAGGAGCTTTCCGCCGATGTTCAGGCCGGACTTTCTCGCTCTGAACCCCCTCGCCTCGTACCGGGGACTCCAGGACCTCCAGACCGCTACCAGGAACCTGCAGAACCTCGGAGACCCGCTCCGCGGGATGGACGGCCTGAACCTCGGCGACTCCCTCGTACGGAGTTCACTCGACTCTTTGAACAACGCGAGGAACCTGGCGAACCTGGCCGAGCTGTCCCACGGACGTGGGCTCTCGGGACAGGCGCATCCACCACCACTCGAAGCGAACCTGGATTTTTACTCGGCGCGCCTAAGGAGCCTCGCTAACCCTTCCTTAGGCGCGGCTCCGAATCCCACCCCAAACACGCCGTCGAACCAGGGCGCGGTGGTCAGCGTGCAGCCGATCCAGCCACCGAGTCCGGCGGCCAATCCGGCGAACCTCACCCACAACAGCATCCAGAAGGAGAACTCGCCCCCGTGCTACACCCAGAGTCCGATCGGCGGTCaccacaacaacaacaattccaCCGACAGTGACAAGACCAGTCCGCCGGTAGCCTCGACCCCGATAATCGCCGACTCGGAGACCGTCTACACCTGCGAGGTGTGCGAGAAGAAGTTCCGGTTCCAGTCGAACCTGATAGTTCACCGAAGAAGTCATCAGGACAAGGAGCACGCCTTCCAGGAAACGATACAGGACACCACGGCGACCAGGTGCGAGATATGCGAGATCGAGGTGCCGAGCTTTTCCGAACTGCGAAAACACATGCGGAACGAGCACCAGGAGGCGCTTAACGTCGCGTCGAGTCCCCAGGGCAGCGTGGAGACGGTACCGGACGACGGGAGCAGCTGCGACGAGAACATGGACCTCGACGAGGGCGAGGAGACGGACGCGAAGCGGGAGGACAACGAGGAGAACACCCCCGAGGACCTGAGCACCACTCAGGGTCAGAGCAGCGAGGAGGGCGGAACGCGGGTCGACCAGAAGCCGAGTCTGGTCGGTGACCTGATGGAGAAATTCGGGCTGAGCAACATCGCCCAGTACTCGGAGGCCTACAGGCAAGCGCTGCAGGAGAACCATCGGGGCGGTTTCGTCAAGACCGAGTCGCCGTCGAACCTCGTCAACTCCCTGAACAACAACAAGGAGAAGGACAGCGCCCTCTCGCCGACGAATTTCAACTCGTCGACTACGCCGAACATCTTCTCAGGTCAGGGATTTCCCCGTTCGGCCGGGCCCGACTTCGGCGGTCTTTGGCTGCCCAGCCCTCACTATCTGGAGAACAACGAATTCCGGAAGGCCTCGAAGGCCACCACCTCGAGTCTATCGCTTCAGGGACTCCCCAGTCCGTTGCTCAAGAAGGAACGGAGCGGCAGGAACGACACGTGCGAGTACTGTGGCAAGGTCTTCAAGAACTGTTCGAACCTGACCGTTCACAGGCGATCGCACACCGGCGAAAAACCCTACAAATGCGAACTGTGCTCATACGCCTGTGCCCAGAGTTCGAAGCTCACGAGACACATGAAGACCCACGGCCGTCATGGCAAGGATATTTACAGGTGTAGATTTTGCGAGATGCCGTTTTCCGTGCCAAGCACGCTGGAAAAGCACATGCGGAAATGCGTCGTCGTGCAGCAGGGCCAGAAGATGGGGATGCCCTACTCCGGGAGTCAGGACGAGGACTCGTCCTTGAGCACGAAGGATACTTGA
- the LOC124184671 gene encoding B-cell lymphoma/leukemia 11A isoform X1 yields MRIKMPAVRIAQAETSQGSSPDTVQCGGCRASYPLGDIVRFIEHKVNHCRSTLQGCHSPPPAAAPEDSDPEDALALKNDQEKLNSVPSISAPINKRGSRLESPPTPQGSGSDGGSPIELRASASSTPKRRLEEDKEELPKKPKTESVDADTNTTSSEPRWLQCSQCARRLSSAWELLQHAQSVHGARLYTSSSPSANSSSNTPAPSPPTQTSTHTHHLSPPNHLNLSGKSTGSSSAGNSSGGGNTSGSSGRQLQSSASLVGDPLHSFLRLPQHLERSFPPMFRPDFLALNPLASYRGLQDLQTATRNLQNLGDPLRGMDGLNLGDSLVRSSLDSLNNARNLANLAELSHGRGLSGQAHPPPLEANLDFYSARLRSLANPSLGAAPNPTPNTPSNQGAVVSVQPIQPPSPAANPANLTHNSIQKENSPPCYTQSPIGGHHNNNNSTDSDKTSPPVASTPIIADSETVYTCEVCEKKFRFQSNLIVHRRSHQDKEHAFQETIQDTTATRCEICEIEVPSFSELRKHMRNEHQEALNVASSPQGSVETVPDDGSSCDENMDLDEGEETDAKREDNEENTPEDLSTTQGQSSEEGGTRVDQKPSLVGDLMEKFGLSNIAQYSEAYRQALQENHRGGFVKTESPSNLVNSLNNNKEKDSALSPTNFNSSTTPNIFSGQGFPRSAGPDFGGLWLPSPHYLENNEFRKASKATTSSLSLQGLPSPLLKKERSGRNDTCEYCGKVFKNCSNLTVHRRSHTGEKPYKCELCSYACAQSSKLTRHMKTHGRHGKDIYRCRFCEMPFSVPSTLEKHMRKCVVVQQGQKMGMPYSGSQDEDSSLSTKDT; encoded by the exons CGGAAACGTCTCAAGGCTCCAGCCCGGACACGGTGCAATGCGGGGGATGTCGGGCCTCCTATCCTCTCGGGGACATCGTCAGGTTCATCGAGCACAAGGTGAACCACTGTCGGAGCACCCTTCAGGGCTGTCACAGCCCGCCGCCGGCCGCTGCCCCCGAGGACTCGGACCCCGAGGACGCGCTCGCCCTGAAGAACGACCAGGAGAAGCTCAACTCGGTGCCCAGCATATCGGCGCCGATCAACAAGCGCGGCAGTCGTCTCGAGAGTCCGCCGACGCCCCAGGGCTCCGGATCCGACGGCGGCAGCCCCATCGAGCTCAGGGCAAGCGCAAGCTCCACGCCGAAGAGAAGACTCGAGGAGGACAAGGAGGAGTTACCTAAAAAGCCTAAGACGGAATCGGTCGATGCCGACACCAACACGACCAGTTCCG AACCGAGATGGCTCCAGTGTTCCCAGTGCGCCCGCAGGCTGTCCTCGGCGTGGGAGCTTCTTCAGCACGCGCAGAGCGTCCACGGGGCGAGACTTTACACGTCCTCGTCACCCTCGGCGAATTCGTCCTCCAACACACCAGCCCCAAGTCCTCCGACGCAGACGTCGACGCACACGCACCACCTGAGTCCCCCGAACCATCTGAACCTCAGCGGTAAATCGACGGGAAGTTCGTCGGCGGGGAATTCTTCCGGGGGTGGAAACACGAGCGGAAGTAGCGGCAGGCAGCTTCAGTCCTCGGCTTCGCTGGTCGGCGATCCTCTGCACAGTTTTCTCAGACTTCCGCAGCACCTCGAGAGGAGCTTTCCGCCGATGTTCAGGCCGGACTTTCTCGCTCTGAACCCCCTCGCCTCGTACCGGGGACTCCAGGACCTCCAGACCGCTACCAGGAACCTGCAGAACCTCGGAGACCCGCTCCGCGGGATGGACGGCCTGAACCTCGGCGACTCCCTCGTACGGAGTTCACTCGACTCTTTGAACAACGCGAGGAACCTGGCGAACCTGGCCGAGCTGTCCCACGGACGTGGGCTCTCGGGACAGGCGCATCCACCACCACTCGAAGCGAACCTGGATTTTTACTCGGCGCGCCTAAGGAGCCTCGCTAACCCTTCCTTAGGCGCGGCTCCGAATCCCACCCCAAACACGCCGTCGAACCAGGGCGCGGTGGTCAGCGTGCAGCCGATCCAGCCACCGAGTCCGGCGGCCAATCCGGCGAACCTCACCCACAACAGCATCCAGAAGGAGAACTCGCCCCCGTGCTACACCCAGAGTCCGATCGGCGGTCaccacaacaacaacaattccaCCGACAGTGACAAGACCAGTCCGCCGGTAGCCTCGACCCCGATAATCGCCGACTCGGAGACCGTCTACACCTGCGAGGTGTGCGAGAAGAAGTTCCGGTTCCAGTCGAACCTGATAGTTCACCGAAGAAGTCATCAGGACAAGGAGCACGCCTTCCAGGAAACGATACAGGACACCACGGCGACCAGGTGCGAGATATGCGAGATCGAGGTGCCGAGCTTTTCCGAACTGCGAAAACACATGCGGAACGAGCACCAGGAGGCGCTTAACGTCGCGTCGAGTCCCCAGGGCAGCGTGGAGACGGTACCGGACGACGGGAGCAGCTGCGACGAGAACATGGACCTCGACGAGGGCGAGGAGACGGACGCGAAGCGGGAGGACAACGAGGAGAACACCCCCGAGGACCTGAGCACCACTCAGGGTCAGAGCAGCGAGGAGGGCGGAACGCGGGTCGACCAGAAGCCGAGTCTGGTCGGTGACCTGATGGAGAAATTCGGGCTGAGCAACATCGCCCAGTACTCGGAGGCCTACAGGCAAGCGCTGCAGGAGAACCATCGGGGCGGTTTCGTCAAGACCGAGTCGCCGTCGAACCTCGTCAACTCCCTGAACAACAACAAGGAGAAGGACAGCGCCCTCTCGCCGACGAATTTCAACTCGTCGACTACGCCGAACATCTTCTCAGGTCAGGGATTTCCCCGTTCGGCCGGGCCCGACTTCGGCGGTCTTTGGCTGCCCAGCCCTCACTATCTGGAGAACAACGAATTCCGGAAGGCCTCGAAGGCCACCACCTCGAGTCTATCGCTTCAGGGACTCCCCAGTCCGTTGCTCAAGAAGGAACGGAGCGGCAGGAACGACACGTGCGAGTACTGTGGCAAGGTCTTCAAGAACTGTTCGAACCTGACCGTTCACAGGCGATCGCACACCGGCGAAAAACCCTACAAATGCGAACTGTGCTCATACGCCTGTGCCCAGAGTTCGAAGCTCACGAGACACATGAAGACCCACGGCCGTCATGGCAAGGATATTTACAGGTGTAGATTTTGCGAGATGCCGTTTTCCGTGCCAAGCACGCTGGAAAAGCACATGCGGAAATGCGTCGTCGTGCAGCAGGGCCAGAAGATGGGGATGCCCTACTCCGGGAGTCAGGACGAGGACTCGTCCTTGAGCACGAAGGATACTTGA
- the LOC124184671 gene encoding B-cell lymphoma/leukemia 11A isoform X3 encodes MRIKMPAVRIAQEPRWLQCSQCARRLSSAWELLQHAQSVHGARLYTSSSPSANSSSNTPAPSPPTQTSTHTHHLSPPNHLNLSGKSTGSSSAGNSSGGGNTSGSSGRQLQSSASLVGDPLHSFLRLPQHLERSFPPMFRPDFLALNPLASYRGLQDLQTATRNLQNLGDPLRGMDGLNLGDSLVRSSLDSLNNARNLANLAELSHGRGLSGQAHPPPLEANLDFYSARLRSLANPSLGAAPNPTPNTPSNQGAVVSVQPIQPPSPAANPANLTHNSIQKENSPPCYTQSPIGGHHNNNNSTDSDKTSPPVASTPIIADSETVYTCEVCEKKFRFQSNLIVHRRSHQDKEHAFQETIQDTTATRCEICEIEVPSFSELRKHMRNEHQEALNVASSPQGSVETVPDDGSSCDENMDLDEGEETDAKREDNEENTPEDLSTTQGQSSEEGGTRVDQKPSLVGDLMEKFGLSNIAQYSEAYRQALQENHRGGFVKTESPSNLVNSLNNNKEKDSALSPTNFNSSTTPNIFSGQGFPRSAGPDFGGLWLPSPHYLENNEFRKASKATTSSLSLQGLPSPLLKKERSGRNDTCEYCGKVFKNCSNLTVHRRSHTGEKPYKCELCSYACAQSSKLTRHMKTHGRHGKDIYRCRFCEMPFSVPSTLEKHMRKCVVVQQGQKMGMPYSGSQDEDSSLSTKDT; translated from the coding sequence AACCGAGATGGCTCCAGTGTTCCCAGTGCGCCCGCAGGCTGTCCTCGGCGTGGGAGCTTCTTCAGCACGCGCAGAGCGTCCACGGGGCGAGACTTTACACGTCCTCGTCACCCTCGGCGAATTCGTCCTCCAACACACCAGCCCCAAGTCCTCCGACGCAGACGTCGACGCACACGCACCACCTGAGTCCCCCGAACCATCTGAACCTCAGCGGTAAATCGACGGGAAGTTCGTCGGCGGGGAATTCTTCCGGGGGTGGAAACACGAGCGGAAGTAGCGGCAGGCAGCTTCAGTCCTCGGCTTCGCTGGTCGGCGATCCTCTGCACAGTTTTCTCAGACTTCCGCAGCACCTCGAGAGGAGCTTTCCGCCGATGTTCAGGCCGGACTTTCTCGCTCTGAACCCCCTCGCCTCGTACCGGGGACTCCAGGACCTCCAGACCGCTACCAGGAACCTGCAGAACCTCGGAGACCCGCTCCGCGGGATGGACGGCCTGAACCTCGGCGACTCCCTCGTACGGAGTTCACTCGACTCTTTGAACAACGCGAGGAACCTGGCGAACCTGGCCGAGCTGTCCCACGGACGTGGGCTCTCGGGACAGGCGCATCCACCACCACTCGAAGCGAACCTGGATTTTTACTCGGCGCGCCTAAGGAGCCTCGCTAACCCTTCCTTAGGCGCGGCTCCGAATCCCACCCCAAACACGCCGTCGAACCAGGGCGCGGTGGTCAGCGTGCAGCCGATCCAGCCACCGAGTCCGGCGGCCAATCCGGCGAACCTCACCCACAACAGCATCCAGAAGGAGAACTCGCCCCCGTGCTACACCCAGAGTCCGATCGGCGGTCaccacaacaacaacaattccaCCGACAGTGACAAGACCAGTCCGCCGGTAGCCTCGACCCCGATAATCGCCGACTCGGAGACCGTCTACACCTGCGAGGTGTGCGAGAAGAAGTTCCGGTTCCAGTCGAACCTGATAGTTCACCGAAGAAGTCATCAGGACAAGGAGCACGCCTTCCAGGAAACGATACAGGACACCACGGCGACCAGGTGCGAGATATGCGAGATCGAGGTGCCGAGCTTTTCCGAACTGCGAAAACACATGCGGAACGAGCACCAGGAGGCGCTTAACGTCGCGTCGAGTCCCCAGGGCAGCGTGGAGACGGTACCGGACGACGGGAGCAGCTGCGACGAGAACATGGACCTCGACGAGGGCGAGGAGACGGACGCGAAGCGGGAGGACAACGAGGAGAACACCCCCGAGGACCTGAGCACCACTCAGGGTCAGAGCAGCGAGGAGGGCGGAACGCGGGTCGACCAGAAGCCGAGTCTGGTCGGTGACCTGATGGAGAAATTCGGGCTGAGCAACATCGCCCAGTACTCGGAGGCCTACAGGCAAGCGCTGCAGGAGAACCATCGGGGCGGTTTCGTCAAGACCGAGTCGCCGTCGAACCTCGTCAACTCCCTGAACAACAACAAGGAGAAGGACAGCGCCCTCTCGCCGACGAATTTCAACTCGTCGACTACGCCGAACATCTTCTCAGGTCAGGGATTTCCCCGTTCGGCCGGGCCCGACTTCGGCGGTCTTTGGCTGCCCAGCCCTCACTATCTGGAGAACAACGAATTCCGGAAGGCCTCGAAGGCCACCACCTCGAGTCTATCGCTTCAGGGACTCCCCAGTCCGTTGCTCAAGAAGGAACGGAGCGGCAGGAACGACACGTGCGAGTACTGTGGCAAGGTCTTCAAGAACTGTTCGAACCTGACCGTTCACAGGCGATCGCACACCGGCGAAAAACCCTACAAATGCGAACTGTGCTCATACGCCTGTGCCCAGAGTTCGAAGCTCACGAGACACATGAAGACCCACGGCCGTCATGGCAAGGATATTTACAGGTGTAGATTTTGCGAGATGCCGTTTTCCGTGCCAAGCACGCTGGAAAAGCACATGCGGAAATGCGTCGTCGTGCAGCAGGGCCAGAAGATGGGGATGCCCTACTCCGGGAGTCAGGACGAGGACTCGTCCTTGAGCACGAAGGATACTTGA